Genomic DNA from Mauremys mutica isolate MM-2020 ecotype Southern chromosome 13, ASM2049712v1, whole genome shotgun sequence:
gagagagtgatgaacaggagagcttgcATCCAGATGGCAGCCAGTGCATGGATATCTAtttttgtctacactgcactgcacACCGGGAACACATTTGCAATGTCCTTCCGTGGAGGCAACATGGTGGATCAGTttttctgtgaaatcccccagctcctcaaGCTCGCCTGCTCTGACTCATACCTCTGTGAAACTGGGATTATTGTCTTTAGTGTGTGCTTAGGCTTAGGCTGCTTTGTTTTTATAGTTGTGtcgtatgttcagatcttcaccacagtgctgagaatcccctctgagcagggccggcatcaAGCTCtatccacctgcctccctcacctcattgtggtctccTTGTTCTTTTTCACTATAGTgtttgcctacctgaaaccctCCTCCAGCTCAACATCAGGACTAGATCTCatggtggctgttctctattctgtGATGCCTCCAATGATGAAtccgatcatctacagcatgagaaaCAAGAAGATCAAAGCAGCCCTGAGGAAACTGATGGCAGGGAGGTTATTCACCAAAAATAAACTGTTCATCTTTCGTCTTTGATTGTGATTTCTttctatgtttatttttaaatataatcaaATGAAGGCAGTATTGTTTCCTTGAAAACATGATTTGAAATCTGCTTATGCAGAAAGGGGCATTTACACTGGTTAAAAATGCAGAGTCAAGTCAATGGACTTACTGTATATTTACAACTGTATAAATAACATCAGAATctaatctatctaatctatctgtaacccttctgcccctctgagttggcagcaacaggggccgggttcaatatccaggggttccgtttcaataacgcaatgcaaaaccggctcaagcccccacccagtgacctgggacaattacataccacccccccaggtgcctctaggaggcaatacttccctctcgcaagcacagagtctgagtgaagcaaatccttttaataaaggagggaaacaaagtggaatcatattggggaaacaccaaaaacaggattcataacataaaccatgagcaaaagacccaccaagtaagttttggcaatgtccttttccccttagggtcttaagtccaatcaccccaaagtccaacaacccaaaagtctctgtccctggtcagtgctgccccagagttcaaaagtttatctgcagagttttacgcccccagcctgggtggaaatggggggggcacacagggtaagtggcaccttacgtgggccagggctgactgccccacctctctgtggagttctgctgcagccttcaccatgaccagctccactccaccaactgtgcctctcctccagccatccctccaaactgctccactccactccaacagtcccgcaaactgctcagctcggctccactccactcactgttccgtgggctgctccaaccatgctgcaaactgttccgctctgccagccacttaagcgatagatcttcaggctcccccactagttaacacagcattcagtgatctcagctcagtaagtttagctcttttagtgatttcagcttgtagtaggggagccccggtgctggtgcaccattggcccaaagtgaattcagctcagcagcctctaaatGGATTCCTaagggaatcaaaattagctctgctcttcaacagtggagagtggagaaggtgcaattggtgttccaggccctcaaaagggaccCATATCATcaagtacacacaccagtccccaacctctctcacttcactgggttttggcatccATGTCCCTTTGTCTAGCAAGTGTtccttagttgatggtgagatcctctgtcataaaacaggttcatagaccctcattcacataatcaggttAAAAACACTTTATTCCTCTTGCCCCAATAataaagaaattggggatcccacagctgtcaaagtaacCAGTTTAGGCTgtcgtgggctatgctaggctgggtgggtgtgcctatgcaaacaagatcagctcctgaaattcttttccacattcGCTGTAATTCACCACTAGatatcagggtagagctcatcctgactctgcttacatatctATCTATCCTGTATTGCCACCTACCATCACATCATCTCAGGTTCTTCCACCTAAAATGAATAGCAATAATCAAGTTCCCAGTGGACTTGGAGGTCTCTGACACTTTTCCTATtgggggtataaatgctgcttTGGATACCATGGTTTTTGGTGAATTGTTTGCTTGTGTGACAGAGTGTGGTATGAGGCATCATGTTGTAAACTTTGTTGTAGTATATGTGGAAATATTGTCAGGGTGACAGGACAAGTCTGACCTGGCTCAATGGCAGCCTATTGtgctgcattccagtcaggtgccCTGCCTGGGAGAGGTCTTTGACACCTCACTGAAGGACCATCATTGAGAGCCCATCAAGACTAGAGGCTGGGGCTATCGATCTTTATTGTGTCTCCGCTACTTGCCAGCCCCAGGGAAAATGATGTTTCTCTCCAGGGGGCCCACAGGCATGGAAGTTGGAGATGGAACTTCACAGTGTGAACCCATGGCCAAGAGACTGGGGCATACTTAACAGTGCAATGCCCCTTTCGAGATCGCATGGGGCCATCCGTGGCCACGTGTAGTAAAGACTTTCAGGAGCAAGATGGCAGTGGGACTCTGCCAAGTTTGAAACACGGATGAACCCTGGACTCACAGATCAGTCCGGGGGCGGGAGTGTCTCAGAACTGTCTTGTCTTTACAAATCTGTGTCGGTCGAGGACTTATGGCATAAAGTTTCCCTTGGCTACCCCCGTGTTTCTTGCCTTCCTGCCCTGTTCTTCTTAAAGGGGTTCAGCTagaagccaaaagggaccacatGCTCGGTGAAGCTCTGGTGCAGTGTGTGAGTGACTAGGGGCTTGGGAGAACTCAGACACTGGTTTTGAGCTCTAAGGCAGCTGGACAATGAGCTCACACCGCCAATGGAAGGGGATCAGAGTGTTTCCTAGAGCCTCAGAGTGAGAAACACTGATGAGACTCTACCCAGAAGCAGTTGCCTTGGAAGTACATGGCTCCCACTGCCTGGGCCCTCTTGCAAGAGACAGATGATTGGACAGCTGGATAAAGGGCCACATTCTATCACCTTCCTTATCTGCCTTTTGTGTTGTTTTATTGATCAGTTGGTCAATTTGGTTTAGCTCTTTTAttcttttgggggaggggaaggaaatgattGTTACATGAGGGTGTCAATATTTGGTCTTGTGGTTGGGAAGCCAATGTGTGAACTctttggtgtttgttatttttCTGAGCAAGCTGAAGGTTTGCTTTCCACAGTGACCAAGGCGTGGGAAGGAGCCTCTGCAGCTTTCTGGATGGCCAAGTTCCTGCTGAAAGGATtatttggaaagtgctgggatTGTATTGAATTAGTAATGACGTGTTATGAGCCTTGCACCTTGGATAAGGGCTTTtgattattttaaatctaaaataAAACTCCAGCCACACTCTAATTTATTCATTTAGATGGGAATAAATGGACtgaaggtgttaacataacccagtcactgtccaacactaATGAGTGTAAAATAAAGTGTGGAGCTTGGTgtccagagacctcagcctgctttgcaccatggcaaacacaccattaaaaatcctgttaACCTTTTtttaactgtccagacaggaaaggAAACCACTCAGAGTATTTGAAATGTAAGGTATTAAGTCAGCCTTTCATTTTAGCCAcaccccttgttccctttccctttagctggaggcagttttctaaagaaaaaaaacccagccgTTTGGCAGTCTCTCAGAGGTATCAGAGGGCTTGTTTTCACTGTGAGGAGATCAACACAGGGATTGATTTAGTGGATCTAGtgcagacccactaaatcgacggCAGAGCCCTCTCCAGTCTACCCCGgtactccacctctctgagaagagtaagggaagtcatcCAGAGAGCATTTTCTGTCGATGCAGCACAGTTAAGAAACCAGGGTAAGTCGACTTAAGTTTTGTCGACtctagctacgttattcatgtagctggagtagcgtaaggTAGGTCAAAttaccctggtagtgaagacaagccctgaggggGTAATAACCATCCTTttgaggaaaagagaagaagttagttgagttgggctggagctgtcattgTTGCTGTTACTGTCCAGTCTTAGAAGCAAAAGCCTCCTAGTTTGTTCATCGCTTCAGTGGTATCAAAGATGGAAATAACTGTGATCCcaggtggtggttgggattcagctggagctggtaggGGTGATGATGTCATATGGGTCCCTCCTTCTGCCCAGGACACCTCTCAGGAGCAGGATGACGAAGTCCTGGAGTCCCAGGAGACGGTAggagtggcagccatgatggtgacgCACGCTCCAGAAGCCTCCATCTGTTCTTTTTATTCTTTCTGTATTTTCCCCACAAAATATCTTTCTTTTAAGGAAGCAGAAAGGGAGTGATGGGTAAAATAGTCCACTCCCCCATTATTTTCTCCTCAAATAAGTCTTAATATACAGCATACCAATTTTGGATCATTAATTTTCTTAGGCTAAGTCTACACTGTGGGGATAGGGGGTCGacttaagatacgcaacttcagctacacaaatagcatagctgaaggcagcgtatcttagttcgatttacctggccgtgaggacggcggcgagttgaccgctgctgctcccccgtcaactccgcttccgcctctcgccacggtggagttctggagtcgatggcagagcgatcagggattgattttatcgcactagacacgataaatctaTCCTGGATAGATCGATCACTAGCTTCAGCTTCTCCGCTTAGCCCATTATGTGAGAAAATCGTTGGGTGCAACTTTGCATCCCAAGCTATAGTAGTTAGTCCCTTACCATAATAATCAGTGGGAAATTTGGGTAAACAAGAAAAGCAGGTTTAGGCCCCCAGGATATCACTGCTTTTAGTGATAAATTATTTATTGCTTCAGATTTACTGGCATTATCATCCCATATTAAGCCAACAGCTAACTGGTTTGGATACTTGGAGACTTTCGATGGGGCCCTGGTGTTACACCTCTCAGTGTTATCAAAGAGACGACTGAGAAGTGACTTGATTACGGCGTAGACCTTCCTTCATGCGGAGAAAGGACCTGGTGCTAAAGGGCGCTCTTAATTTAGCAggacaagaaccagtggctggaaactgaagccagacaaatgtaaattagaaatagGGCACAAATGTATAGTCACGAGAGCTTGAAGGGGGACACTGACTCCACACTGGCCGGAAAGAGGTTaatgaggggctgggagctcagtcaGCCCTACCCTGTTACACCTACGAGACAGGTCAAAGCCTGAGTGAGGAATTAATAGAGGAAAAGGCCAATACAGTAGGGGATGAGTAGGGGAAGGGGTGGTTCTCCTGTGCTAGCAACTTGAAGGAAGGCCTGGCTGAGGTCAGAGAAAAAGTATAGTTTGCCTGGAGGAAGGCTAGTCTGGGGCCAGGGGATGTCCTGAGACTGCTACATACAAAGAGCCTCTTAGGGGCAGATAACCCTGGTGTAGGACTCTACATTTGCTTTGTTCACCATAAcgaatcctctttccttctgggACTGTTGAGGAGTGGGCCTGAGAAGGGGCTTTGAGAAAGGCCTAGGGACAGGCCGAGTtagaaagtagcccagggaggaggCAATGGGAGTGAATAGACAGAGCCAAGCTGCTTatggcagggtccctgggctggaacccagagtagagggcaggccggGGCTCCCCTACCAGCCTGCTGAGCATGGTGGCATGAAGACCCTCAGAGATGAGCTGGAAGACCAATGAAATCTGAAGTCAGGCTGAAGATCTGGTGTGCAGCTGCTGAACTACTGTTGAGCTGAATTGGGTTTCATCTCAGAAGGGATGAGATTATATGTGATTTAGCTGGAGGCCAAGTCACGAGAACTAGACCACCGGAGAGTGGCCAAAGTGACAATCAGTGCAGGGCTCTGAACAAGCAGACCCTGCTAGGCCATACCCAGCCATAAGGAGGCACGCCAGCCAGGGAGTCACTCTTCCAGAGAAGATCATTAACCATGGGAACAAGCTACCACGGGAAGTAGTGAATTCTTCATTTCTTGATATCTTAAAATCAAACccagatgtttttctgaaagttgCTTTAACCAATCACACATTATTGGACTAAATACAGAGTTAACTGGGTTAAAAGTAAACTTCTGctatgtacaggaggtcagagaagATGATTCAATGACCCTGCTGGCCTAAGATCTGTGAATCTATGGATCTTCTTCTAAAGCTGTTGGTACTAGCCAGTTTAGAGACAGAAGCGTGGGTAAGATGGATGACTGGCCTCCTCTAAAGTGGCAATTCCTATCTTCCTTAGCACTGGTAAAGAGAAACACCTTCTTTGAAGCTAGAAGTTCTCCTATCTCCACAACTTTCACACTTAGGTTAGAAGTTCACTTGTTACACTTGTTTGTAAGTTCTAAAAATAAATGCAGCATTAACTCTGCCTTTGAGGGAGTTGAAAATTCCCATTAGCAGAAGTTTTCAGGGAGTTGTGGCTGTCTCCTGTAATGAATAAGAGGAGGCAGTCACCTCTGGGATCAGGTAAAAGCCAGCTGTGCCAAGTAGGAGAATGG
This window encodes:
- the LOC123348310 gene encoding olfactory receptor 14A16-like, with the protein product MERETSNRTTVTEFLLLGFSDVRELQILHFVMFLVIYLAALMGNLLIIIVVAFDQHLHTPMYFFLMNLSILDIGFISVPVPKSMANSLMNTRSISYSGCVTQVFFFMFFAVTEYSLLTIMAYDRYIAICQPLHYERVMNRRACIQMAASAWISIFVYTALHTGNTFAMSFRGGNMVDQFFCEIPQLLKLACSDSYLCETGIIVFSVCLGLGCFVFIVVSYVQIFTTVLRIPSEQGRHQALSTCLPHLIVVSLFFFTIVFAYLKPSSSSTSGLDLMVAVLYSVMPPMMNPIIYSMRNKKIKAALRKLMAGRLFTKNKLFIFRL